The Gottschalkia purinilytica genomic interval TGATGAGATTAAAGAAGAAGTTGCTATGTGGCTAGGCAACTTTCATTTTCCTTTAATAATCCCCAAAGGTGAAGGTATTATAATGGGCTCTAGAGTTAGCAATCTTATAGTTAATGTACTAAACAAGGGGGATGTACCCTGCGGTATGACTATAGAATTTGTATGCACAAAAACGGTCAAGAACATATCTTTATTTAATGTTTATACTAGAGAGTATATAAAAGTAAAAGGTTCATTTAAAGCAGGAGACTTAATTAGAATTACAACTCAGTTTGGAAATAAAAGAGTTGAACTAATTAGAAATGGTGTTTCAAGTAATATATTTCATTATCTAGACATTGACAGCGTGTTTTTACAATTAGATTTAGGAGACAATGTATTTAGGTATGATGCCGATTCGGGAATAGATAATTTGGAAGTGAGCATTTACTATAAGCCTAAATATCTGGGGGTTTAAAAATGATTACTATATACGATGACAAACTAAATTGGCTATCTATGATAGAAGATTATGAGAGTTTAATATTTACAAGACGTTTTTATAAATATGGTGAGTTTGAATT includes:
- a CDS encoding distal tail protein Dit, with amino-acid sequence MQKVYIENSRGRVEFYKSRPFILQSISGLSNPNTRNITTQAPGQDGVSRHGSNFEARTLLLEVGVIGEDKQDMYRLRNKLYSVLNGRLNSKLVYENSYKSYSIDCSIENITEGEKLRNIQQIILQLYCPDPFWSDIDEIKEEVAMWLGNFHFPLIIPKGEGIIMGSRVSNLIVNVLNKGDVPCGMTIEFVCTKTVKNISLFNVYTREYIKVKGSFKAGDLIRITTQFGNKRVELIRNGVSSNIFHYLDIDSVFLQLDLGDNVFRYDADSGIDNLEVSIYYKPKYLGV